A single genomic interval of Prochlorococcus marinus XMU1406 harbors:
- a CDS encoding YlqD family protein: METKNSISIKRSIAIKAVVTPTWKEDAEKELSKAISNIDQQLSQLEQEGQQIVNNIRSQSVNPLDPRVQEQVSQVQQQVAAKRNEIEEQKRNLLQQQNQVRELKMDEIVDQGQVDSFCDVTVGDNLIEKMQVSITVKDGVIQSIDNN, from the coding sequence ATGGAAACAAAAAACTCAATATCTATAAAGCGCTCAATAGCTATTAAAGCTGTAGTTACTCCTACTTGGAAGGAAGATGCTGAAAAAGAATTAAGTAAAGCAATTTCAAACATTGACCAACAATTATCTCAACTTGAGCAGGAGGGGCAGCAAATAGTAAATAATATTAGATCCCAATCGGTTAACCCTCTAGATCCTAGAGTTCAAGAACAGGTTAGTCAGGTGCAACAACAAGTTGCAGCAAAACGAAATGAAATTGAAGAACAAAAAAGAAATCTACTTCAACAACAGAATCAAGTTCGCGAATTAAAAATGGACGAAATTGTTGATCAAGGACAAGTGGATAGTTTCTGTGATGTCACTGTGGGCGACAATCTTATTGAAAAAATGCAAGTCTCAATTACTGTTAAAGATGGAGTTATTCAATCTATAGATAATAATTAA
- a CDS encoding dihydrolipoamide acetyltransferase family protein yields the protein MSHEIFMPALSSTMTEGKIVEWLKNPGDKVERGESVLVVESDKADMDVESFQDGYLAAVLMPAGSTAPVGETIGLIVENEDEIASVQEQNKGNQPEVSTSDQLELVSNKTEEKPVVQTESINKEAEEVLLKSEKPVPSFNTDQINAATSNVSSRIIASPRAKKLASQMGVDLAKVHGSGPHGRIQADDILKANGQPVSIPWIGEGSSPANIPGATLGVESKPETSGNSFGNPGETVQFNTLQKAVNKNMESSLDVPCFRVGYSINTDKLDNFYKKVKQNGVTMTALLVKAVAKTLKKHPQVNSSFSENGISYPENINIAVAVAMEDGGLITPVLKEPCNTDLFELSREWKDLVKRSRSKQLEPDEYSTGTFTLSNLGMFGVDRFDAILPPGTGAILAIASSKPTVAANSDGAISVKKIMQVNLTADHRVIYGADGASFLKDLAYLIENEPETLIS from the coding sequence ATGTCTCACGAAATATTCATGCCTGCCTTGAGTTCTACTATGACGGAGGGCAAGATTGTGGAATGGTTGAAAAATCCAGGAGATAAGGTTGAAAGAGGCGAATCTGTCTTGGTTGTTGAATCTGACAAGGCAGATATGGATGTTGAATCTTTTCAAGATGGATATCTTGCAGCAGTTTTAATGCCTGCCGGTAGCACTGCACCTGTTGGAGAAACTATTGGACTCATTGTAGAAAATGAGGATGAGATAGCTTCTGTTCAAGAACAAAATAAAGGAAATCAACCCGAAGTCTCTACTTCTGACCAACTTGAATTGGTAAGCAATAAAACTGAAGAAAAACCAGTAGTCCAGACTGAAAGTATCAATAAAGAAGCTGAAGAAGTCCTCTTAAAGAGTGAAAAGCCTGTACCATCTTTTAATACTGATCAAATTAATGCCGCTACAAGTAATGTTTCTTCGAGGATAATTGCATCCCCAAGAGCTAAAAAACTAGCCTCTCAAATGGGCGTTGATTTAGCAAAGGTTCATGGATCTGGGCCTCACGGAAGGATTCAAGCCGATGATATTTTGAAAGCTAATGGCCAACCTGTCTCTATACCATGGATAGGAGAAGGTAGTTCTCCCGCAAATATTCCTGGTGCAACTTTGGGAGTTGAAAGTAAACCAGAAACTTCAGGAAATAGTTTTGGTAATCCTGGAGAAACAGTTCAATTTAATACTCTTCAAAAAGCGGTAAATAAAAATATGGAATCTAGTTTAGATGTTCCATGTTTTAGGGTGGGATACTCAATCAACACAGATAAATTAGATAATTTCTACAAAAAGGTAAAACAGAACGGAGTAACTATGACTGCTTTACTTGTAAAGGCAGTTGCAAAGACACTAAAGAAACATCCTCAAGTTAACTCAAGCTTTTCAGAAAATGGAATTTCTTATCCAGAAAATATAAATATTGCTGTTGCTGTTGCGATGGAAGATGGGGGACTAATAACTCCAGTATTAAAAGAACCATGCAATACTGATTTATTTGAATTATCTAGGGAATGGAAAGATCTCGTAAAAAGATCGAGATCAAAACAATTAGAACCAGATGAATACTCAACGGGAACATTTACCTTATCTAACCTTGGTATGTTTGGTGTTGATAGATTTGACGCAATATTACCCCCAGGGACCGGTGCGATCTTAGCGATAGCATCATCGAAACCAACTGTTGCAGCTAATAGTGATGGTGCAATATCTGTTAAAAAAATAATGCAAGTAAATCTTACAGCTGATCACAGAGTGATCTATGGAGCTGATGGTGCTTCATTCTTGAAAGACTTGGCCTACCTGATTGAAAATGAGCCAGAGACACTTATATCTTAA
- the queA gene encoding tRNA preQ1(34) S-adenosylmethionine ribosyltransferase-isomerase QueA, whose product MISQINNEGRDYKLEAYDYFLDPSLIASKPSIIRHESRLMIVRNSVLEENCLTNKFTKNLLEEFRKGDLVVVNNTKVMKARLKVELENRTLVELLVLERSHECVWLCLAKPAKKLKINRKIILKSPSAQDINLMVDGVDEETGGRFIKFPENIIDLSSMNDLLDKYGKIPLPPYIKNSEEESFHENSYQTEYATNPGAVAAPTAGLHLSKSLISNLKKKGVIILPITLHVGYGTFKPINQEDLSDLKLHKEWVSVNKEVVGEIKKIKKTDRRIIAIGTTSVRALESCYSHEINDFIPIAKYVDLVIKPGYKFKVVDGLLTNFHLPKSSLLLLVSAMIGRERLLDLYKKAIKEKFRFFSYGDAMYISPDSLLEKK is encoded by the coding sequence TTGATTTCTCAAATTAATAATGAAGGAAGAGATTATAAGCTTGAAGCTTATGATTACTTTCTAGATCCTTCATTAATTGCTAGTAAGCCTTCTATAATAAGGCATGAATCAAGATTGATGATAGTTAGAAATAGTGTTTTAGAAGAGAATTGCTTAACTAACAAATTTACCAAGAATCTTTTAGAGGAATTTAGAAAAGGTGATCTTGTGGTTGTCAATAATACTAAAGTAATGAAGGCAAGGTTAAAGGTTGAATTAGAAAATAGGACGTTAGTCGAATTATTAGTCTTAGAAAGATCCCATGAATGTGTTTGGTTATGTTTGGCAAAGCCAGCGAAAAAGTTAAAAATAAATAGAAAAATAATATTAAAATCTCCTTCTGCACAAGATATTAATTTGATGGTTGATGGGGTTGATGAAGAAACTGGAGGAAGATTTATTAAATTTCCAGAAAATATAATTGATCTTAGTTCAATGAATGACCTTCTTGATAAATACGGGAAAATACCTCTCCCGCCTTATATAAAAAATTCCGAAGAAGAATCTTTTCATGAGAATAGTTATCAAACTGAGTATGCAACTAATCCAGGGGCCGTTGCCGCTCCAACTGCTGGTTTACACTTAAGCAAAAGTCTTATTTCCAATCTAAAAAAAAAAGGAGTAATAATTTTGCCGATAACTTTGCACGTAGGCTATGGAACATTTAAACCAATTAATCAAGAAGATCTAAGTGACTTAAAACTGCATAAAGAATGGGTAAGTGTTAATAAGGAAGTAGTGGGGGAAATAAAAAAAATAAAGAAAACAGATAGAAGAATAATTGCAATTGGGACAACTAGCGTGAGAGCTCTTGAAAGTTGTTATTCTCACGAAATTAATGACTTTATTCCTATAGCGAAATACGTGGATTTAGTAATTAAGCCAGGTTATAAATTTAAGGTAGTTGATGGATTATTAACTAATTTTCATCTTCCTAAAAGTTCATTATTACTATTAGTAAGTGCAATGATTGGTAGAGAAAGATTATTAGATTTGTATAAAAAAGCCATAAAAGAAAAATTTAGATTTTTCTCTTATGGCGATGCTATGTATATTTCACCAGATTCATTACTGGAGAAAAAATAG
- the cysK gene encoding cysteine synthase A, with protein sequence MAKIYEDNSFAIGNTPLVKLKSVTKNAKATVLAKIEGRNPAYSVKCRIGANMIWDAEKSGKLTKDKTIVEPTSGNTGIALAFTASARGYKLILTMPESMSIERRRVMAVLGAEIVLTEASKGMPGAIAKAKEIAESNPSQYFMPGQFDNPANPEIHFKTTGPEIWDDCDGEIDVLVAGVGTGGTITGVSRYIKQEKGKNITSVAVEPSHSPVITQTMNGEEVKSGPHKIQGIGAGFIPKNLDLSIVDKVEQVTNDESIEMALRLAKEEGLLVGISCGAAAAAAVRLAEQDEYAGKTIVVVLPDLAERYLSSIMFTEVPSGIIQEPVKA encoded by the coding sequence ATGGCAAAAATTTATGAGGACAACAGTTTCGCTATTGGAAACACTCCATTAGTAAAATTAAAATCAGTTACTAAAAACGCGAAAGCTACAGTACTTGCAAAAATTGAAGGTAGAAACCCCGCTTATAGTGTCAAATGTAGGATTGGTGCAAACATGATCTGGGATGCAGAGAAAAGTGGGAAACTTACAAAAGACAAAACTATTGTTGAGCCAACTTCTGGAAATACAGGTATTGCCCTAGCTTTTACTGCTTCAGCAAGAGGTTATAAACTGATCCTTACAATGCCAGAATCCATGTCAATTGAAAGAAGAAGGGTTATGGCAGTGTTGGGTGCTGAAATTGTTTTAACAGAGGCATCTAAAGGTATGCCTGGAGCAATAGCTAAGGCTAAAGAAATTGCAGAAAGTAATCCTTCTCAATATTTCATGCCAGGTCAATTTGATAATCCAGCAAACCCTGAAATTCATTTCAAAACTACTGGACCAGAAATCTGGGATGATTGCGATGGTGAAATTGATGTTTTAGTTGCAGGGGTTGGAACTGGCGGCACAATTACAGGAGTTTCAAGATACATTAAGCAAGAGAAGGGTAAAAATATTACTTCTGTAGCTGTAGAACCCTCACATAGTCCTGTTATTACACAGACAATGAATGGAGAAGAGGTTAAATCTGGACCACACAAAATTCAAGGAATTGGAGCAGGATTTATTCCTAAGAACCTTGACTTGTCAATTGTTGATAAGGTTGAACAGGTAACAAATGACGAGTCAATCGAGATGGCTCTTAGATTAGCAAAAGAAGAAGGTCTATTAGTTGGAATATCTTGTGGAGCTGCTGCTGCTGCTGCTGTTAGATTAGCTGAACAAGATGAATATGCGGGGAAAACTATTGTAGTTGTTCTACCTGATTTAGCAGAGAGATATTTATCATCAATTATGTTTACTGAAGTTCCAAGCGGAATCATTCAAGAACCAGTCAAAGCCTAA
- a CDS encoding PLP-dependent transferase, with amino-acid sequence MRDLLKNPIWKNLELGYSIPDSIHAVSVALPTWNDVINYEEKNQECMNLLKSIYPRFGLNPIVKRLCEKVKKENHYNNKSIWPYPNESIAFKAKKFIDRNTSEQFSLIEKRDNLALLITEEEGSIYAKSFWQHTGLGISSRAAAIELGLEDCPPKSYVNECSQRIKNRISKSTKINSNDIHLTSSGMSALHTSLEIIYKLFPAKPTLQIGFPYVDVLKLPMNIFHGAKLITEENCEDIELEIKSINPSALIIELPSNPMLKCVNIKKISEIAKKLNIPIIVDDTIGSNLNINSLEHADIVFTSLTKIFSGSGDILAGSLILNPKSKWIDQFRNALNEINLPTLSDGDTVYLEKVSRDVNQRVFEQNKTCLELKKRLETHSEIKNIFHPENCPNFNSLLTSDGGYGCLLSFELNGGLNKAKKFYDSLQVSKGPSLGTKFTLVCPYVLLAHYDELDWAESFGIPSHLIRVSVGLEDQDQLWKNFSEALNNF; translated from the coding sequence TTGAGAGATTTACTTAAAAACCCTATATGGAAAAATTTAGAATTGGGATATTCTATTCCTGATAGTATTCATGCTGTTTCTGTAGCATTACCAACTTGGAATGATGTAATAAATTACGAAGAAAAAAATCAAGAATGCATGAATTTATTGAAGTCCATTTACCCAAGATTCGGGCTAAACCCAATAGTGAAAAGATTATGCGAAAAAGTAAAAAAAGAAAATCACTACAACAATAAAAGTATCTGGCCATATCCGAATGAAAGTATAGCTTTTAAAGCCAAAAAATTCATTGATAGAAATACTTCTGAACAATTCTCATTAATAGAAAAAAGAGATAATTTAGCTCTCTTAATAACTGAAGAAGAAGGAAGTATTTATGCAAAATCTTTTTGGCAACATACTGGTCTTGGCATATCTTCAAGAGCTGCTGCTATAGAACTAGGTCTTGAAGATTGCCCTCCAAAATCTTACGTAAATGAATGTTCTCAAAGAATAAAAAATAGAATTTCTAAATCTACAAAAATTAACTCTAATGATATTCACTTAACTTCATCTGGGATGTCTGCATTGCATACATCATTAGAAATCATATATAAATTATTTCCAGCTAAACCAACACTCCAAATTGGTTTTCCATATGTAGATGTACTTAAATTACCAATGAATATCTTTCATGGAGCCAAGCTAATTACAGAAGAAAATTGCGAGGATATTGAATTAGAAATCAAAAGCATAAATCCATCAGCATTAATTATTGAACTACCGAGTAATCCAATGCTCAAATGTGTAAACATTAAAAAAATTTCAGAAATAGCAAAAAAATTAAATATTCCTATAATTGTTGACGATACAATTGGTTCAAATTTAAATATAAATTCCCTAGAACATGCAGATATAGTTTTTACTTCACTTACAAAAATTTTTTCAGGTAGTGGTGATATTCTTGCAGGATCATTAATACTAAATCCAAAAAGCAAATGGATTGATCAATTTAGAAATGCATTAAACGAGATTAATCTTCCAACACTTTCCGATGGAGATACAGTTTATCTAGAGAAAGTTAGTAGAGATGTAAATCAAAGAGTTTTTGAACAAAATAAAACATGTTTAGAATTAAAAAAAAGATTAGAGACCCATAGCGAGATTAAAAATATTTTCCATCCTGAAAATTGTCCAAATTTTAATTCTTTACTTACTTCTGATGGAGGATACGGCTGCTTATTATCATTTGAATTAAATGGAGGATTAAACAAAGCTAAGAAATTTTATGATTCTCTACAAGTATCTAAAGGACCTAGTTTAGGTACAAAATTTACTCTAGTTTGTCCTTATGTTTTACTAGCACATTATGACGAGTTGGATTGGGCTGAAAGTTTTGGTATACCCTCGCACCTTATTAGAGTATCAGTTGGATTAGAAGACCAAGATCAATTATGGAAAAACTTTTCTGAAGCACTAAATAATTTCTAA